The following are encoded in a window of Maridesulfovibrio bastinii DSM 16055 genomic DNA:
- a CDS encoding tetratricopeptide repeat protein: MKKLLLPILAIILLAIVVAPKNAYSKEVQHHKKVYAWDSYDWLILSLEGKKKVAESGNAFAQCYMGKLYLGEIKTYNVSVDYPEAEKWFLESARQGYTEGQVMLATMYFKGIGVKKNYTKSLMWLSKASELGSVEANLYLGYLYWHEGTGFQNPKTACAYFRKAAKHGNLWGLFELGNAYLIGKGVPQNYRQAKVLFSMAAEQEHPSSQFGLAVLYYKGLGVQKDNIKACMWANLAASQGHKAAAQALKEISASLPPAQVAIAQQLAHSWLKKKRKR; the protein is encoded by the coding sequence ATGAAAAAACTACTCCTCCCCATACTGGCAATCATCCTCCTTGCTATCGTTGTTGCTCCTAAAAATGCTTACTCCAAAGAAGTACAACATCATAAAAAAGTATATGCATGGGATTCTTATGACTGGCTAATCCTTTCGCTTGAAGGAAAAAAGAAGGTTGCCGAAAGTGGCAATGCATTTGCCCAGTGCTATATGGGTAAATTGTATTTAGGCGAGATAAAAACTTACAATGTTTCTGTTGATTATCCAGAGGCCGAAAAGTGGTTTTTGGAATCTGCAAGACAAGGCTACACTGAAGGTCAAGTAATGTTGGCTACGATGTACTTTAAGGGGATAGGAGTAAAAAAAAATTATACAAAGTCTTTAATGTGGCTAAGCAAAGCATCAGAACTAGGCAGTGTAGAGGCAAACCTTTATCTCGGATACCTTTACTGGCATGAGGGTACAGGATTTCAAAATCCCAAAACAGCTTGTGCTTATTTTAGAAAAGCAGCAAAGCATGGTAATTTGTGGGGTCTGTTTGAACTAGGGAATGCTTACCTTATAGGTAAGGGGGTGCCGCAAAACTACAGGCAAGCGAAAGTTTTGTTTAGCATGGCAGCTGAGCAAGAGCATCCTAGTTCTCAGTTTGGACTGGCTGTTCTTTATTACAAAGGACTAGGGGTTCAAAAAGACAATATCAAAGCCTGCATGTGGGCGAATCTAGCTGCTTCACAAGGCCACAAAGCAGCAGCACAAGCTCTAAAAGAAATTTCTGCATCGCTCCCCCCTGCTCAAGTTGCTATAGCCCAGCAACTAGCCCATAGCTGGCTTAAAAAAAAGAGAAAGAGATGA
- a CDS encoding phage regulatory CII family protein, with protein MTSKKVTKYFQNAFLNKDCSVSAEEMADKIGVKTPTLYGKLDPNLRASGKSKGNLSVDEAVELMRLTQNVTPIAGMAKESGVRFLIIRGGRIEGLNWKVKQDEFKENSVAPKSDPSLPSKSWEIFAFARGLLSTSSLCRIFNVEHAQICRWAKAPAVFDDSSRNPVDTVTTMLREIAEAGEKEGREVVRIALNSIGKECGFKVANLSATEPTAEDLRADFLEIFNRLHELQASAHKHESPLVVEAYADKAAEALSAFVLRYAVDYQDMGGRVMFSRGSTETEKTSLWHRLKMKFL; from the coding sequence ATGACCTCTAAGAAGGTGACAAAATACTTTCAAAATGCTTTTTTGAATAAAGATTGTTCTGTTTCGGCAGAAGAAATGGCAGACAAGATTGGAGTTAAGACCCCAACTCTGTATGGCAAGCTAGACCCAAACCTACGTGCCTCTGGAAAGTCTAAAGGCAACCTGTCAGTCGATGAGGCAGTTGAATTAATGAGACTAACGCAAAACGTCACTCCTATCGCAGGTATGGCAAAAGAGAGCGGAGTCCGTTTTTTAATTATAAGAGGTGGGCGCATTGAGGGGCTAAACTGGAAGGTGAAGCAAGATGAGTTCAAAGAAAACAGTGTCGCCCCAAAGAGTGATCCTTCGTTGCCTTCTAAGTCATGGGAGATATTCGCGTTTGCGCGTGGGCTTCTCTCTACCTCCAGTCTGTGTCGGATATTCAATGTTGAGCACGCCCAGATTTGCCGCTGGGCCAAAGCTCCTGCCGTGTTCGACGACTCCAGTCGCAATCCTGTTGATACTGTAACCACCATGCTCCGCGAGATTGCCGAAGCAGGCGAGAAAGAAGGGAGAGAGGTCGTCCGTATAGCGTTAAACTCAATAGGGAAAGAATGTGGATTTAAAGTAGCCAACCTCTCAGCAACGGAACCAACAGCCGAGGACCTTCGTGCTGATTTTTTAGAAATATTCAATCGACTGCATGAACTTCAAGCGTCAGCTCATAAGCATGAATCCCCCCTCGTAGTCGAAGCATATGCAGACAAGGCCGCCGAGGCACTGTCGGCTTTTGTTCTGCGCTACGCGGTGGATTATCAGGATATGGGTGGTCGGGTTATGTTTTCACGAGGATCTACCGAAACCGAAAAAACATCACTTTGGCACCGGCTTAAGATGAAATTTTTATAG
- a CDS encoding PLxRFG domain-containing protein produces MAVADVLSPQDIDLLYDNLFTVRNNPETQKLQEDDVSAAGAVWDGLKRIPGGIVDSVGEVWRGGEDEYEDRLKRSQEPQDEYLEKYGNSNKEVGLGLKVKDFAGAMNSLPYSLLNSGVGLATGAGTSFVAGPGAGWVAGTSSAGVTAYRGTKEQFVQDYFNALNNDYIQKTGKNISKGSWVEARKKLEDKASEYGLWEALPEAIGGAVGVATVIGKLNKFLPKGLVSRLAAQWGLSQGEEQLTETITGYGQGKVEAETGLREEAPTVSEAFKAQAPSTFLMTNIMGGGTKAGHKVVDLLRGENLNAESEYDDNPSDLESSLAGDFEDDQSAKESEETSKADDYYDEDKVNKRYDENIYNAREEGAAPFDSAEDVFGMDSPEVTPNKGKLQPELAGRIPANALPLGKNNIPQPSEQTAYDVIPSGDGENFEAIPRGEAPLELPQAENTYPPIEMDSPRNTNPIPAYGQDPNFDMVYTPDFETVPDSDRKDLPVLYDPRKTNLPVPVNVMSNGRPYSKKGIDARIKSFSKQGRNVEAVQLDNEGKKWGWKEQDQPSSKNQEIKDIPQSGVEHSSSFQRQQGETSPSSELILSASGQPFKAKGVKAAAINRSRRTGKQYEPVEFAPGKWGLREVKDEDPKSPNSPRLEPSAPLDSGELKPRGRSDFEERKENRIERLQSRAAKASERSHQLYEDSDLSEEKSGIPFGQPILVGHHSEKAHRRALERAHRKMDQSIEEDKKAKAYAQKAAAAEKNNAISSDDPEALVKLKDKISELEKHHEMMKAANKVLRSKKLTEGEKIEKLVAQGFKEKVVKELLKPDYLGRVGFAPFSLQNNSANIRRNKQRLAYLQRQDAIPGSESTFEGGKIVDSVEENRVQIFFDGKPSQEMRTNLKKSGFRWAPKVKAWQRMRNANALRVAKDVVGIKEPDLKVRDNEKTLDSSGKDIQSSLESSKKEEILDESEKTKRDAEAVPVLGERNSRGRGSGDDKVEESKRSGAAEERSREEDKNSYRRHQGSSVEDSANLKTEFSFSNKKNNGMPLAQIEPAIAELEKKAINSGKTVVVQSVEDLPEHIQEAYKSQGNGDIEAAYSGGITYFVADNISSPKRAVELWMHEQGLHHGIRNFFSPKEMKRLLNHVHLSAAHSLGYKDIVNMYGLDMSKEGDRHIASEEYLARIAEKVGAGESLQGRDKTIWRKLIDMFKKFFKQLRFSKSADLSYADIEKIVSDIVSHTIHGQKSSEHFETEPAVAFSKKDAKDSVKPESSKEDVRLSLRKASSKEMIDSLNDPKVRNFINIKDLGLLQEVGDLPHWISKSFPEFKKIYERQLARMDERSSMFSDSLKEVKDFFSGISDSELKEVSQLIWALDGKNLKEVKASKFLEVKDDKGRPVRENGRVILKSNPEHYEELNKWLKKKPVSGKARKAFLDIRKSLDNDFLRAYDAMRQMSEIDDNTIDEFRKQINHVQNYFPHHRYGNYYVAVYGKGKDGKRECIYREHYDAKTTLQANKIGDAKLRALKKKYPDALNWDKGKNKKLPDEVYGVPIDTNALEQIVTSAASSIADPERAGEIRTQLSQAVSDVLKTRGWGSHAIGRQGIPGHEKADIRKVLYDYKAGLTGWLTKMEASRDFTKAVGEIDARKNPKLYKYALTYVRNMLRNSDSIDRAVGNFKALAFAWYLGGNVKTAALNLTQNIITGAPRLGMETGASGVKVLKAAGDSLVAGLTKDKNLKSDEQRLMNDMYKEGVITEAFLDEIKGQVSGMSGSRYWNQALKWLGVPMAVAERFNRAMLALAAYRAARNGQITRASTLKSLGLKRGEKASYEMAKKFAEIVVRDAHFVYGKANMPQAMRDSSFGRVFLSTSYTFRTFSHNLIRLWSWMLKSQGKAGAKAFTKSLASTAVLGGVTALPFYYSLMAVFQSLTGNDDDWTEEIRKSLPENDTMRDIVCYGVPSVAGVNLGGSLSMEVPLAKEIQPGQTPSSIVRENLGEILGIPYDLIVEKQSKASQAVDAGDKMRAIEAVAPTVLKNVMAAYRLFTEGQTSVSGKPINEPGKYGPRKLSFVEAITKGMGFQPIANTKNWDQYRARRISSNMRSSRLASFSSRLARAVRENKTDSVYSIYAEINKWNQAAIQNRKPWLLIMPEDIKRGVMSRMKNSGIGKRQAYRYLEQREAW; encoded by the coding sequence ATGGCTGTTGCTGATGTTTTGTCTCCACAGGATATTGATTTATTATATGATAATTTATTTACAGTCAGAAATAATCCTGAAACTCAAAAATTGCAGGAAGATGATGTCTCTGCGGCTGGAGCAGTATGGGACGGTTTAAAACGTATCCCCGGCGGGATCGTAGACTCTGTGGGAGAAGTGTGGAGAGGTGGAGAAGATGAGTATGAGGATAGGCTTAAAAGGTCGCAAGAACCTCAGGATGAATATTTAGAAAAATACGGCAACAGTAATAAAGAAGTAGGTCTAGGACTCAAAGTTAAAGACTTTGCCGGAGCAATGAATAGCTTGCCCTACTCATTGCTGAATTCTGGCGTTGGGTTGGCCACTGGAGCAGGGACAAGTTTCGTGGCTGGTCCGGGAGCTGGATGGGTGGCTGGAACCAGTTCTGCAGGGGTAACTGCTTACAGAGGAACAAAAGAGCAGTTTGTCCAAGACTACTTTAACGCTCTTAATAATGACTATATTCAGAAAACCGGCAAGAATATTTCTAAAGGCTCGTGGGTAGAAGCTAGAAAAAAATTGGAAGATAAGGCTTCAGAGTACGGACTTTGGGAAGCTTTACCGGAGGCAATAGGCGGTGCTGTTGGTGTAGCTACCGTCATTGGTAAACTTAACAAATTTTTACCCAAAGGTTTAGTGAGCAGACTTGCAGCGCAATGGGGGCTGTCTCAGGGAGAAGAACAGCTCACAGAAACCATTACAGGCTACGGTCAAGGTAAAGTTGAGGCCGAGACAGGATTAAGGGAGGAGGCTCCTACGGTTTCTGAAGCTTTTAAAGCTCAGGCTCCATCAACTTTTCTTATGACAAATATAATGGGAGGCGGGACCAAGGCCGGACATAAAGTTGTTGACCTCTTAAGAGGGGAAAATCTTAACGCTGAGTCTGAATATGATGATAATCCTAGCGACCTTGAAAGTAGCCTTGCGGGAGATTTTGAGGATGATCAGTCTGCAAAAGAGTCCGAAGAGACTTCTAAGGCTGATGATTACTATGATGAGGATAAAGTAAACAAAAGGTATGATGAAAATATTTATAATGCTAGAGAGGAAGGAGCTGCCCCTTTTGATTCTGCCGAGGATGTCTTTGGGATGGACAGTCCTGAAGTCACTCCAAATAAAGGCAAGCTACAGCCTGAATTAGCCGGACGTATTCCCGCTAATGCGTTGCCTCTAGGTAAAAATAATATCCCTCAGCCATCAGAACAAACAGCTTATGATGTTATCCCATCTGGAGATGGTGAGAATTTTGAAGCTATCCCTAGAGGAGAGGCCCCTCTGGAGCTTCCGCAAGCTGAAAATACATATCCTCCAATCGAAATGGACTCACCAAGGAATACCAATCCTATTCCTGCTTATGGGCAAGATCCGAATTTTGATATGGTTTATACTCCTGACTTCGAGACAGTTCCTGATTCAGATAGGAAAGACCTACCTGTCCTGTATGATCCGCGCAAAACAAATTTACCCGTTCCAGTGAATGTTATGTCCAATGGCAGGCCTTATTCCAAGAAAGGAATTGACGCACGGATTAAGAGTTTCAGTAAGCAAGGTCGCAATGTTGAAGCGGTACAGTTAGACAATGAGGGGAAAAAATGGGGTTGGAAGGAACAGGATCAACCATCATCTAAAAATCAAGAGATAAAGGACATTCCGCAGTCGGGAGTTGAACACTCTTCTTCATTTCAAAGACAGCAAGGTGAAACTTCTCCCTCTTCAGAATTAATTCTAAGTGCTTCCGGGCAGCCTTTTAAAGCAAAAGGGGTTAAAGCCGCAGCCATAAACCGTAGTCGACGGACGGGTAAACAGTATGAGCCTGTTGAATTTGCTCCCGGTAAATGGGGATTGCGCGAAGTTAAGGATGAAGATCCCAAATCTCCTAATAGTCCACGACTTGAGCCTAGTGCCCCATTGGATAGTGGTGAATTAAAACCTAGAGGACGTTCTGATTTTGAAGAGCGAAAAGAAAACAGAATTGAAAGACTTCAGTCCAGAGCTGCTAAGGCGAGTGAAAGATCTCATCAACTCTATGAGGACTCTGATTTAAGTGAAGAAAAATCAGGTATCCCATTTGGACAACCTATTCTTGTAGGACATCATTCTGAAAAGGCTCACAGAAGAGCTTTGGAGCGTGCTCATAGAAAGATGGACCAATCAATTGAAGAAGATAAGAAGGCAAAAGCTTACGCTCAAAAAGCAGCCGCAGCAGAAAAAAATAATGCAATTTCTTCTGATGATCCTGAAGCTTTAGTAAAATTGAAAGATAAAATTTCTGAGCTCGAAAAACATCATGAAATGATGAAAGCAGCTAATAAGGTTTTAAGAAGCAAAAAACTAACTGAAGGTGAAAAAATTGAAAAACTTGTTGCTCAAGGCTTTAAAGAAAAAGTTGTTAAAGAGCTTTTAAAGCCTGATTATCTCGGTAGAGTAGGTTTTGCTCCATTTTCTCTTCAAAATAACTCAGCAAATATACGTAGAAATAAGCAGAGACTTGCTTATCTGCAAAGACAAGATGCAATACCCGGTAGTGAATCTACCTTTGAAGGTGGTAAGATTGTTGATAGCGTTGAAGAAAATAGAGTCCAAATCTTTTTTGATGGAAAACCATCTCAGGAGATGCGAACTAATTTGAAAAAATCTGGTTTCCGTTGGGCTCCTAAAGTGAAAGCATGGCAGAGGATGCGTAATGCCAATGCGTTAAGAGTTGCTAAAGATGTGGTTGGAATTAAAGAGCCAGATTTAAAAGTTCGGGATAATGAAAAGACGTTAGATTCTAGTGGAAAAGATATTCAGTCATCATTAGAGTCTTCCAAAAAAGAGGAAATACTTGATGAGTCAGAAAAAACTAAAAGAGATGCAGAAGCTGTCCCAGTTCTGGGAGAACGCAACAGCAGAGGAAGGGGCTCAGGAGATGATAAGGTTGAGGAAAGCAAGCGAAGCGGAGCGGCAGAAGAAAGAAGCAGAGAGGAAGATAAAAACAGCTACAGACGTCACCAAGGCTCCTCAGTAGAGGACTCAGCTAATTTAAAAACTGAATTTTCATTTTCCAATAAAAAAAACAATGGCATGCCGTTAGCACAAATAGAGCCTGCGATTGCTGAACTGGAAAAAAAAGCAATAAATTCTGGAAAGACAGTTGTTGTTCAGTCTGTTGAGGATCTGCCTGAACACATCCAGGAAGCGTATAAATCACAGGGAAATGGAGATATTGAAGCCGCCTATTCTGGAGGCATTACATATTTTGTTGCTGACAATATTAGCTCACCTAAGCGCGCTGTTGAATTATGGATGCACGAACAAGGTTTGCACCATGGTATCAGAAATTTCTTTTCTCCAAAGGAAATGAAGAGATTATTAAATCATGTTCATTTAAGTGCAGCCCATTCTTTAGGTTATAAAGATATTGTTAATATGTATGGATTAGATATGTCGAAGGAGGGTGATCGGCATATTGCATCTGAAGAGTATCTTGCCCGTATTGCTGAGAAGGTCGGGGCAGGTGAGTCGTTACAGGGCAGAGATAAAACTATCTGGCGTAAGCTGATTGATATGTTTAAGAAATTCTTTAAACAATTGCGCTTCAGTAAGTCTGCTGACCTTAGCTATGCAGATATTGAAAAGATTGTCTCTGATATTGTCTCACATACAATACACGGACAGAAATCCTCAGAACATTTTGAGACTGAACCGGCTGTAGCCTTTTCCAAAAAAGATGCTAAGGATTCTGTCAAGCCGGAGTCCTCTAAAGAGGATGTAAGATTGTCACTTCGGAAAGCCTCGTCCAAAGAAATGATAGATTCATTAAATGATCCCAAAGTTCGTAATTTTATTAACATTAAGGACTTGGGATTGCTGCAGGAAGTGGGAGATTTACCTCATTGGATATCAAAAAGTTTTCCTGAATTTAAAAAAATATATGAACGGCAATTAGCAAGGATGGATGAAAGATCTTCCATGTTCAGCGATAGCTTGAAAGAAGTTAAAGACTTTTTTTCTGGTATATCTGATTCAGAATTGAAGGAAGTTTCACAACTGATTTGGGCTCTTGATGGGAAAAATCTTAAGGAAGTAAAAGCTTCAAAATTCCTTGAGGTAAAAGATGATAAGGGTCGACCTGTTAGAGAAAATGGCCGGGTAATATTAAAATCTAATCCTGAACATTATGAAGAACTTAATAAATGGCTGAAAAAGAAACCTGTTTCTGGAAAAGCTAGAAAGGCTTTCCTTGATATCAGAAAATCTTTGGATAACGATTTTCTGAGAGCCTATGACGCAATGCGTCAAATGTCAGAAATTGATGACAACACAATTGATGAATTCCGCAAACAGATTAATCACGTCCAGAACTATTTCCCACATCACCGTTATGGAAACTATTATGTTGCCGTATATGGCAAAGGCAAGGATGGTAAAAGGGAATGTATATATCGTGAACATTATGATGCAAAGACAACACTGCAAGCAAATAAAATCGGAGATGCAAAGCTCAGGGCTTTAAAGAAAAAATATCCTGACGCACTTAATTGGGATAAGGGAAAGAATAAAAAACTTCCTGATGAAGTCTATGGCGTTCCGATTGATACCAATGCCCTTGAGCAAATCGTAACCAGTGCTGCTTCTTCAATTGCCGATCCTGAGAGGGCAGGAGAAATTAGGACTCAATTATCTCAAGCCGTCTCTGACGTTCTGAAAACTAGGGGATGGGGCAGCCATGCTATTGGACGGCAAGGTATTCCCGGACATGAAAAAGCTGATATTCGTAAAGTGCTTTACGACTATAAGGCCGGGCTAACCGGTTGGCTGACCAAGATGGAAGCGTCAAGGGATTTTACAAAAGCTGTGGGTGAGATTGACGCTAGAAAAAATCCTAAATTATATAAATACGCTTTGACCTACGTGCGTAATATGCTGCGCAATTCAGATTCAATTGATAGAGCCGTAGGGAATTTTAAAGCTTTAGCCTTTGCCTGGTACCTTGGGGGAAATGTAAAAACTGCCGCGCTTAACCTTACCCAGAATATCATCACCGGGGCTCCAAGACTGGGTATGGAAACCGGTGCTAGTGGGGTTAAAGTTTTGAAAGCCGCAGGTGATAGCTTAGTGGCAGGCTTAACAAAGGATAAAAATTTGAAGTCAGACGAACAACGTTTGATGAATGATATGTATAAAGAAGGAGTCATCACTGAGGCTTTCCTTGATGAAATAAAAGGGCAGGTTTCAGGCATGTCCGGTTCAAGGTATTGGAACCAGGCTCTTAAGTGGCTTGGCGTGCCGATGGCTGTAGCTGAACGGTTTAACCGCGCTATGTTGGCATTAGCAGCATATAGGGCTGCAAGAAATGGGCAGATAACCAGAGCCTCAACATTGAAATCTTTAGGACTAAAACGTGGAGAAAAAGCTTCGTATGAGATGGCTAAAAAATTTGCTGAGATAGTAGTTCGTGATGCTCACTTCGTTTATGGTAAAGCAAATATGCCTCAGGCCATGCGGGATTCATCCTTTGGCAGGGTTTTTCTGTCTACGAGTTATACATTCCGTACATTCAGCCACAATTTAATTAGACTTTGGAGTTGGATGTTGAAGTCACAAGGTAAGGCAGGAGCGAAGGCATTCACCAAAAGCCTTGCTTCAACTGCCGTGCTTGGTGGAGTAACCGCATTACCGTTCTATTATTCACTGATGGCTGTTTTCCAATCTCTCACTGGAAATGATGATGACTGGACAGAGGAAATACGTAAATCTCTTCCTGAAAACGATACCATGAGAGATATAGTTTGTTACGGAGTTCCATCCGTTGCAGGTGTTAACCTCGGAGGATCGTTAAGTATGGAAGTCCCGTTAGCAAAAGAAATACAGCCGGGACAAACTCCTTCATCAATCGTGAGAGAGAACTTAGGAGAAATACTAGGAATACCTTACGACTTGATTGTAGAGAAGCAGTCTAAGGCCTCACAGGCTGTCGACGCTGGAGATAAAATGCGAGCCATAGAAGCCGTTGCTCCAACGGTCCTAAAGAATGTAATGGCTGCATATAGACTATTCACAGAAGGGCAAACTTCAGTTTCCGGTAAGCCAATTAATGAACCTGGGAAATATGGTCCTAGAAAACTTTCATTCGTTGAAGCGATTACCAAAGGTATGGGGTTTCAGCCGATTGCGAATACAAAAAATTGGGATCAGTATAGAGCTAGAAGAATTTCTTCCAATATGAGGTCTTCGAGACTAGCAAGCTTTTCTAGCAGGCTTGCTAGGGCTGTAAGAGAAAATAAAACGGATTCAGTTTATTCTATTTATGCTGAAATTAATAAATGGAATCAGGCTGCAATTCAGAACAGAAAACCATGGCTGTTAATTATGCCTGAAGACATTAAGCGTGGAGTAATGTCCAGAATGAAAAATTCAGGAATTGGTAAGCGTCAAGCATACAGGTATTTAGAACAGCGAGAAGCGTGGTAA
- a CDS encoding ribbon-helix-helix protein — translation MANGKINISMKLDKDTHKRYKLYCVEHDTTFKEIFMEEMERRIKKAEEKKKEK, via the coding sequence ATGGCAAACGGAAAAATTAACATTTCTATGAAACTGGATAAAGATACGCACAAGAGATACAAACTTTACTGCGTTGAGCACGACACAACCTTCAAAGAAATATTCATGGAGGAAATGGAAAGACGGATCAAAAAAGCCGAGGAAAAGAAGAAAGAAAAATAG
- a CDS encoding phage antirepressor KilAC domain-containing protein, with protein MRTFLNDGELYFAGKDVATSLGYKNTADAIGKHCKASTTIAKRDGGFLTIIPERDVYRLIMRSKLPAAEKFEEWVVGEVLPSIRKHNAYMTPDKLEEVLLNPDILIQLATSLKDEQERRRNAEMKIEADRLKVVFAESIEVSETTILIGELAKLIKQSTQYDIGQKRLFAWMRKNGYLIKGGSEYNMPTQLSMNLGLFVIKEGTRAGTKGTHITKTTKVTGKGQLYFIKKFHDKMNAKRNAASSLEGYKNCQEVA; from the coding sequence GTGAGGACCTTCTTGAATGATGGTGAGCTTTATTTTGCTGGTAAGGACGTTGCCACTTCATTGGGCTACAAGAATACCGCCGATGCAATAGGCAAGCATTGCAAGGCTTCAACCACTATCGCAAAACGCGATGGTGGTTTCCTGACCATCATCCCCGAACGCGACGTCTACCGCTTAATTATGCGTTCCAAGCTCCCCGCAGCGGAGAAGTTTGAGGAATGGGTAGTCGGCGAAGTCCTCCCCAGTATCCGTAAGCATAACGCTTATATGACTCCAGATAAGCTGGAAGAAGTCTTGCTTAATCCTGACATTTTGATCCAACTAGCCACTTCTTTAAAGGACGAGCAGGAAAGAAGGCGTAATGCTGAAATGAAGATTGAAGCTGATCGTCTTAAGGTTGTCTTTGCCGAATCCATTGAGGTGTCCGAAACTACCATCCTGATCGGTGAACTAGCCAAACTGATTAAACAGTCTACTCAGTACGACATAGGCCAGAAGCGGCTATTCGCTTGGATGCGTAAAAATGGATATCTAATTAAAGGTGGCAGTGAATATAACATGCCTACTCAACTAAGTATGAACCTAGGCCTCTTTGTAATTAAGGAAGGAACAAGGGCTGGAACCAAGGGGACACACATTACAAAGACTACCAAGGTAACCGGCAAGGGGCAGCTTTACTTTATAAAGAAGTTTCACGACAAGATGAACGCTAAGCGTAATGCTGCATCTTCTCTTGAAGGATACAAAAATTGTCAGGAGGTGGCGTAA